The following nucleotide sequence is from Coffea eugenioides isolate CCC68of chromosome 10, Ceug_1.0, whole genome shotgun sequence.
CAGAAATCGAAATTTACACTTTAGCCCCTAATCTTTTGAGTAGTTTTACTGTGGCTCAGAAGTTTTAAATGTTTTTACTTTGGTCCTCAATTTAATTACATTTTagtccctgaattttatcttaattaaaaattttgacccctaagcttttgaaaaattataattttgacctaaaaaattttctaatttttacaatttagtccctagtgaattttTGACTCTTTCTAttataattgtttcttttctttaatagctaattatgttattttttaatatatttaacttgtaatttttagatgttattaaatttctttatgtttgatgtattaatgtgaatttagtatttttatcattattattatttttaattaaattggtgccatgattcttttgttcattttgagtataaatagggtaatttgactccatttagtcaccacttcaaaagggaggtacccctattattattttaatgtcAATTACATActtttatgtgctcctacgtgctcctatgtgtttgtatatttttatatactttgttatttatttgattcaaatgttcattcaaattttcttatatttgtttagttaatttttataattatttgggaGGTATTTAAATATTTCGAAATGTAATAGATAcgtaatattttttgaaaaattgtaattagatagaccaatgtaatagataggataaacaggtttattttatcatatttttccTACTTTAGGTTGTAATTAGGTCCcctattgtaatagatagaatagatagatttattttcttatatttcatcattttagattgtagttaaaTTCACTGTTATAATAGATAGgtttgtgtgtttatgtggcttatgtgttatatattttatccgcttttcttaggatttttacatctaaatattatgcttacgtgttacgtgctacgtgctcttatatgtttattgttttaatttatgccttaTTTGTTTACTATGTAttattaatgcatgacgtcaccacactagtccaacgctagttgtggcttctccctccgcCTACTTACTAGTTCAACGCTATTAAGAACTTTTAGAAattggttagtccaacgctaaacCCTTAGATCGTTCATGCGTTAGATTCATCTCTTGcgtgatattcattacattttcatgcacatttttttagaatttttttctcatttgtatgatatttcctattatattatcttCTACCATCTATCCTCTACCCTCTACATGTGTTAATCGTCTCATTTAGAATTGCACCTCATTTAagaaattacaaaataatttagttcatttgcttgactagatTAGGAGAATTACTCTTCGAAAAtaggaaatgggtgattataactttttactttaaataccccattaatccctatataaaaaaattatgtcacgagtttttgcctccctAACCCATTATATTGCATCCCTATTCTTTGGCCACTTATATCtagatatataatttaattttcttttcttttctttgaatttcatttATGCATGCTCGTGACCTCTTTCAAGGGATTATTTTGGATttcgcaattaatgtgattgacatcaattaaatccttgaatggatattttgtcccttccaacattttctaaatttagatttgtatcagtgtaggaaacatccaaacgtgataaacttaagggttagattagcaAAACTTTTTATTAAATCTCACAACTAGTTTAGATTAGGTTGAAAGTATGCCTTAGGTTTCACTCgatcgaacctttgccttccctttcttcaatctTGATTTCCTaactcattttctcttgttttcaaagacctgaaATTGTCGAAAAtggtttcattttattttatttttattaaaaatattttttaggtgacttaaTACACCcaaattcaataccaagtggcgactcctattttttctaaaaactcttttagactaaattttggacctaAACTGTCACATTCtttaaagtcccattctaggttctttttcacttatttttaaataaaataatatcttTTGTAAATACGATTTTCATCGCGAAAAAATGGGGTGCAACATATAGGGATGGCTATATTTCTGGGAGCAAACTCCGGGCGAATATGAAGCACATGGATACAAGTTATGCCTTGGAATGAAAGATAATTTTGAATCCATTTTGGCTACGAACAAGGAAGCTATAATTAGTTTAGATAAAGGATTATTTCATATTTCTAAAAAAAGACAATGTTTTTGTTAAATACTTTCCAAGcgaaatgaaaaaataaaattcaaaacacTAAAAACTTATGTTAAAAAAAGGAAGGGCTTATATCGAGTTTGATTAGTACTTTTAAAACAATGTTTTTTGTTAAATCAAATCACGATTTTGTTAAATCCGATTTGGAACGAGAGAACGAGGAAACTCTGACACTTGGTTATTGACTGATAACAATTTGATATCTAAATCCAAAACGAGGGAATGAGGAAACTCTGACACTAAGGGGGCGCTTGGTTCAAGTTTAGGAATTGGAATTGTAATTGGAATCATACAAAAAAACTTAGTATGGGTTTTGGACAAAGGTATGATTATAAATGGGGGTGCTTGGTAAATATTGGTAAGGAATGGATATCAAATTTAATAATCAATTTTTtacctttaatttcttttttcttttcatatctttcttcttcctcgttCAAATGCTTATCCCACATACCCATCCAccatatatatattcatatataaatattaattttctgtttaaaatatatttataaatatatttataaatatatttatatatttatatatttatttatatatatttatataaatttatatttttgtcCTTTTAAAGATGTTTTGTTTTATAATGGTGCAACtaaattatttatatatttatatttataaatataaatatatttatttatatatatttatataaatttataaatatatttatgtcAATGGTGCTACTAAatttatattaatttatatatttgtataatgGTGCTACtaaattatttatataaatatataaatatatatttcaatttttttataatGGTGCTACtaaattatttatatatttatatttataaatataaatatatttatatttatataaatatataaatatatttaaaatatatttatatattaaatatatatatatataaaatatattatataaatatatatatataatatatttatatattaaatatatttatttcaattttgttttataatatgtatattaacatatattaatatgtatatttcaataaatatttatattttattatatatataaattatattaatattaatatgtatattagatatattatatcaattgaaatgaatatatatatatttatatataagtataaatatttttatatttttatatatatttcaatttttttataatatgtatattaatatatatatttatatatatttatatatgtatattaaatatatattaagatacatattataaaacaaaattgaaataaaaaatattatatatataaataaataaatattaatatatagaaACAGAGCtagtaaatattttttaaaaatcccaaaaaataattttttttttaagattttggAATCAAATGTGGGATTCATCAAAACCCTCCAATCTACTTGGGTATTGAGAGTGGCTGATTTTTCATGAATCATTCCAAGATTTCAAAACCTATACCCACTAGCCAAGCAACAATTTTGGGGTTCAATCCAATTCTTGATTCCTATACCCTCCAACCAAGCACCCCCTAAGTTATCGAATGACAACAATCTAATAACTATAATCATGGTTCCTTTGGCTATCCCTTGATATTGGTGTTAAGTTTTGTGATATTGTTGTTAGGTTTTCCGTGGTCTTGCCAAATTCAAAACACTATCAAAATTTTGCTTCTATTTGTTCGAAATTTTTACAATAATGTTATCAAATCCCAACTATATAGCAGAAGGTGACGATTGTGCAGACAGTCCGCCACCGCATTTTAGTTACGAATTTTTTTAGGTGGGGAAGAggttacatttttttttgaacttattcgtattTTTCATTGCAGACAAATATTGAAAATAGTATTCTCAAGGAGTTTTCAACTTGTTTAATCCCAGTCCATAATCAAGGTCAtattgacacttgtcacttcttGGGCATTCTCGATCTTCGATGCAATTATAGCGTATTACTATATGAAACAGGAACATGAGAACAAGATATTAGTTCCGTTGTCAAGGCAACATCTTGTAGGTATGGCGCCGGAGATGCCGAATAAGAGGAAGGAATTGCCCATAAAGAGGAAGGAAAAACACGAGGAAAGTTATGCCAAGAGTTTAGAAATTATATTTGAATATGTTGAAAGGCATGGAATATATCCCAATGTGCGTATTTGAATTATGGTTAGTATAGAGATCAAAATAGGTAGTCACTAGAtctaaggccttgtttggaagactagttttttgtcaagtttgtcttttacaagttttttaaaaactttaactacagtaacctccaaaaacttttcaaagtttttaaactatacatttcaaaatattcaaaaaaacacatttcaaaaaattttttaaaaacttttacagtaagttacagtaaaattttagacaaacacccaaaaaactcacttgccaaacgggGCCTAATTCTCGAAAATACATAGTGTCTGGCTATAGGAAGATTTCAAGGAATGAGGCATATTGGAAGATAACTTGGATGATGGTGTTAATGATGCGGAGTTGGAAAGGGATGCATCATCAAATCAGAAGAAATCCAATAAAAAAATTGTATGTTGTTACTAATTTTTGGTTTAAAATATAATTAGCTCGGCTTTGATTActaattttggttgaaaattgaaattgatTTCTTTACTTTCAGGATACGCTAGTTACCAATTTGGTCTCCGCCAAACACCACCATCGGCAGCTGGCAACAACAATGAGGATGAGACTGGTTCTTTTAAATCAAAGCACTCTTTgagtttttgtagaatttttctgCTTGCATTTAGAGCAAGTGCTTGCCTATTACTCCAAATGGCGACGACACAAGACTAGTGCTAAATGtagtaaaaatgataaaaaaaatttagttacTTTAGGAACCATTTTTGTGTTCATTGCTTTTGGTCAGGGCGAAGTCTGCTGCCCACAGTTGGTTTACCACTTTCTCCAGTCCAGCCTGCCATCAAAGTTCAGAGGAGGCCCAAGGACATAAATACTCTGTGGACCACCAGAGACATGACATGAGAccaaaaggaataaaatggaCCATCAATTTGGGAATATGTGATGCGAATGAAGGGTCTTTTTTTCTTAATCCGATTGTAttcttctgagaaaatgtgCCCAAGGCCCCCAACCCAGGTGTTATGGTAATGAACGAAAATTTTGAAaccaatagacatatacatTAATAGTGGGTTTTTTTTAAGTGTTTATCTTGTATGCATTGATAGTATATATACTTGTTACTTTTACATATGTAAAAAAtgatatttaaattcaaattggGATTAAGTGACATACATGCAAGGGTAAAAGTATGtacaaaattaatattttttcttatgAGCGCTCAAGAGAGAgtgattaataaataatttatagttaattcaatatttaaatttatacACACACATTTTTTTATTTCCACTCACAAGACAAACCCTTAATAATTGTCTCAGCCAATAATAATGACTGCTGAAGTGCCAGAGAGTGTTACTCCTTTGCCATTTTGATAGCCCTATTATTTTCACATCATTCATCTTATTGCTGCATCTGGCCCTAGGACAACCTACATACCTGTCATGGTGCTCCATTTGCATATTTAAACTCATTAGAATTCCAAAATTTTCCCTATTAATTGGCTTGAGAAAGACTTATTTGCGCTGCCATCTTTGTCAACTTTGCTCGAAGGGGGACACAGGTCTTTTCTTCCCACTATGGGTTGAGACAACGTAGCCAACTACTACAAAATTGTCAAGAGCAAAAGTAATGCTGAAGATTAGGCGCAGAATGACTTACGGAACACACCCTTTTGcatcaaaatcaatttcttTGGACAGAAAATTTTCAGCACGTTCTGTCAAAGGTATTAGATGGAGGTTAACAAAAAAAGGATTAACTACAATTTGCCCCCTTAAACTTGATCCTTTATAATACTTTGCCCCCTTAAACTTGACCATTTATAACACTTTGCCCCTTGAACCTTAAATATATACACTTTGCCCCCTTCATTGAATAGGTCAAACATTAATGATCAAAttttctgtccaaaattttaacaaaatgtCATTAATGCCCTTACATAATAGTTCTAGAATAATGCTATACTTTAAATCAGAATATGAAACATTTTATTAGAAAAACACAAAGCcatatgatttttaaaaaatttaaaaaaaataaaagatggtaTAATatcaaagaattgaaaaattgtattgtggagaaaaaagaatttaaaaattcCTAAAGCATTTGCACAAGTTGTCCATTGCTTATCTTTCTTCCTCTAAATTGTAAACGGATTAGTTTTaataattttcatttactttGCAACTTTCACAAGATTTTTATAGGTCAATAAAATGCTATTTGGTAATTTTACACTACATTCATACCTTGCTTTGTATTTTGTTTGCATTctatgtttaaaaaaaaataaaaattctctaaatatatatatttttttctaatcatgtttttatctcatataaaacacattaaaaagtgctacaataaaaaaatataagcaaataattttcattccaaatgcactaattaattttatattatttaaaataagtatTGCCATCGACATTGAGATGAACACATTGATTTGCttagactttttttttgtgaattatcTAATTCATTTCAGAGCTAAAAAATCGAAATGTATAGTGTAATTGTGTTTAAATGCATTTAGCAGCTATTAAAAAAATAGCTATTTAGTATGTTACAATTATTATGTGTGTTTAATAATTAGTCAGGCATATTTTGgtcataaaaaatataatttcatcATAACCCCGTCAAAGAGTTGACCACAAGGATAAAGTGTATATATTTAGAGTTTAGGGGGTAAAGTGTTTCAAGAATCCAAGTTCAGAGAGGGGGCAAAGTGTAattaacccaaaaaataaacaaaaaagcaGCAACGCCGGTGAAAACGGGACAGTTGTTTTCATTCTCAATCCTCAGAGAGAAGACGTGGTCAATTTTCTTGAAACCTAAGCCCAATCAATCACTTTTAACAAGTCCTCGATTTGTCGAAGTGTCTGAATATGAGAAGATATTAAAAAAACCATATCATGTAAACCCAAGCAACGAAGGAAGAAAAAGggcactaacttattattattctaTACTAAGTTGTACGACCAGATTTGGCTTTCCTCAGGGTGCTCAAGAAAACAATCGCCAAACTATTACAACAACAAACCAAGAGAAAAAAGGCAGATGCAGAAATCAGCATGAGGccccccctcccctcccctcccctcccgcATGCAGATGAACAATTCTTCTCCTCCTAAATAATGCAAACATGTGGTCCCTTCCCTTTGGTTACATATGCCGTCACATTTGCACaattccaacaaaaaaaattcaaaaaagagTAGTAGttattaaataaaacaaaagcaaTCAACAAATGCGTCGAATTTATACGTCCATATCACTTTCTTTTTTAAGGGTGAAAAAACAAATGCGTGCATGCGACGTAAGAACATAGGCGTCGAGACAACAGTAACACCAAACAAAAGTTAAAATTAAGCAGAAAGAACAGCAGCCATCGTCCAACTACAGAAACAGAACAAGCTTTCATAAAGTTGCGTTATCTATCTATCTCCACAAGTCAAAACACACTACTATATTACAGGAACCattaaagtaaaaaaaagaagaaaaattacaCCATACAGAAAACCCACTGAAGTCACCAGAAAGGCTAGCAATTTTGGTGCTGACACGTGAAGAACAGAAGAGGCTTTAATTGAAAGATGGTGAATGTGTTGAggaagcagcagcagcagcatgAGCAGGAGGAGGTGGCGGTGGCGGTCCTCCAATGATGATGGTTCAACAGAGGCTTTCATACGGCACTTGATGAAGCAGCCAGCCAAAGCGGCTGTGGCATTGGCTTGGGAGGGAGGGCCAGGCAAGCATCGGCACAGCAAATCTCCATCCCATCAAGATTGCAGATAGGGAAAAACCCACAGAATATAATGGTGACAAGGTcacaagaaggaaaaaaaaaaagggccaaGAAAGTGAGGGTTGGGACCCAATTCACCCACCAGGCGTGCAATCTCACTTTCTTGGGGGCCTACCAAGGGGTTATTAAGTCTACTCCTCCCATCCCAGGCGGCAAGATGGATGAGGATTTTTGGCAATTGAGGCATGTTTAACCTTTTTCTCGTATGCGTCAAGATACCAATTCATGATTTTCCACCTTTTCATTGAAGCATGATACACAAATTCAGCTCCCCGCTGTTACCATCTCCATTGGCACGACAGAGACACAAACACACAGATTTCAAAAACCAAACTCACTGGTTCCTACTCAATCATTGAAGTACAAGGCTTGAAAGAGTGGTTCAAGCAGGCTCCAGCTGCTTTGTGACTTCAATCTTCACTCGCAACGATATCAAACATCTTATCTTTGCCCCTGAAGCAACCCCACTTCATAAAAACCTGGACTCCAGCATCATGCTCTTATTCTTGAAATTCGTCGACAAACCTCTTAATAGAAACTAATAATAATATACTACTTCACAAAACAAGCTAAATGAGGATATGCCAGTGTAACTAATGCCCACTTGACAATCCATGCTACTGATCTGGTCGCCAAGAACAAATTTTATAGTGCATCAAGTCCCAGGGACTTGGCTTTGACTTTCAAGGATTTCAAGTAATGGATTGCCTCGTCAATGACAACAACTGCGTCCTTTCCCTTCCCACCAGGGATTATGCTCTGCAGAATGCTAACCGTCTCACGTATCTTCTCTTTCCTCCATCTTTTCTTGCCAGATAAAGAATCTGATTCTTCCGATACTTGATTATCAAAATTGCCACAACTAGATTCTGCATCATCCTCGATCTCAGAGAGCTTACGAGGTTTCCCAGAGCTTAAAGCATTCACCGGAGATGGTACTTCATAATCTCCAGATAACAGTTTACGCCTCTTTGTTGGACTGGCAGAACTGGCTACTTCTTCACCTCTTTCCTCAAACCACTCCTGTATACCATGTTCCGTCATAGTGCTGGGAGAATGACCAGTGCTCGTTACCTCATCGTCATCATTATCTGAATACTCATTCTCGTCATCAGAGTACAGCAAAGCATTCAATTCTTCAGTATCTTCATGCATTTCGGTTTCTACATCATCTCCATGGTTGTCTTCATGATGTTCATAACTTGTAAAAGGGGCAAAGTTGGAAAACATGTCCTTTTTCACACCGAAATCTTCCATCAGAGGGTCATAGGCAGCGGGAACCTTTGGATTCCAAGATGTCAGGCGCTGCATGGGAGCCCCAACTCCGGAATTGTAAATTAAGGTGGTTTGACCATCACACTGatcaaaaacaagaaatttctTCTGCGCACAGCCAGTGCTAGCAGTTGGAATTCCAGTTCTACCACATTTTTCAGTCAGGTCAGAAGGAAGCTTCTCCTTTTGCAGAGAGTTCAGTCCAGGAGCAGACTGCCAGAAACGTGGCAGACAATCAAACCAATTACATGGTCCATTTGGTTGGCTTGCCTTGGACTGCGGCAGCCCAGAAGACGTGAACGGGGGAAAAGTCCCGTCGATATAGAGCTCATTCAAGTAGGGGTTCATACAGGCAGCAGAATTCTGTTTCCCCACGTCACCTGGAGCACCCAAGTAATTAAGGCAGGGTGCTTCCCGTCCAGAATCTGGGTGATGGAACCAGGATCCAAAGTCCTTTTCCATTCAACCACACAATCACCTAAAGAACATCAGAACAATAAACACTCAGGAAATCCAAATTCTAGAAAATAATAGATTTCAATAAATATatctaaacaaaaaaaaatttccccaCGACGTACCACTTTCAAGAACTTCAGTAATAGGAAAGCTGATTACTTCTGTAGCTTTGACAAATGTTGGAAAAACTAAAAAAGAGATCCTGCTTAATTTGAACGCTCTAATACAGTAAATATATCTACGTGACAGGCTTGAGCAAGTGACGGAAATATTCAGCC
It contains:
- the LOC113750087 gene encoding transcription factor bHLH143-like → MEKDFGSWFHHPDSGREAPCLNYLGAPGDVGKQNSAACMNPYLNELYIDGTFPPFTSSGLPQSKASQPNGPCNWFDCLPRFWQSAPGLNSLQKEKLPSDLTEKCGRTGIPTASTGCAQKKFLVFDQCDGQTTLIYNSGVGAPMQRLTSWNPKVPAAYDPLMEDFGVKKDMFSNFAPFTSYEHHEDNHGDDVETEMHEDTEELNALLYSDDENEYSDNDDDEVTSTGHSPSTMTEHGIQEWFEERGEEVASSASPTKRRKLLSGDYEVPSPVNALSSGKPRKLSEIEDDAESSCGNFDNQVSEESDSLSGKKRWRKEKIRETVSILQSIIPGGKGKDAVVVIDEAIHYLKSLKVKAKSLGLDAL